One Bemisia tabaci chromosome 7, PGI_BMITA_v3 DNA window includes the following coding sequences:
- the LOC109035608 gene encoding uncharacterized protein isoform X2 has protein sequence MIECSFHFIGLGHAAFVSHARDGQSHNRMSDESYGSSRNYKNVTFIMRESKYNLYFRFEDFRLVSSECASSFLTDYDNSSGVYLHDDKDILF, from the exons ATGATAGAATGTTCCTTTCATTTTATCGGCTTAG gtcATGCTGCATTCGTCAGCCATGCAAGAGATGGTCAATCTCATAACCGGATGTCCGATGAGTCATATGGATCCTCCAG aaattacaaaaatgtaacGTTTATAATGAGGGAGTCAAAATATAATCTCTACTTTCGATTTGAAGACTTCCGGCTGGTGTCAAGTGAATGCGCTTCCTCATTCCTAACTGATTATGACAACTCAAGTGGCGTTTATCTACACGACGACAAG GATATTTTATTTTGA
- the LOC109035608 gene encoding uncharacterized protein isoform X1: protein MIECSFHFIGLGHAAFVSHARDGQSHNRMSDESYGSSRNYKNVTFIMRESKYNLYFRFEDFRLVSSECASSFLTDYDNSSGVYLHDDKCAASFSLIRIIQISVFIYEKRTYSHRISSEFFTPGY from the exons ATGATAGAATGTTCCTTTCATTTTATCGGCTTAG gtcATGCTGCATTCGTCAGCCATGCAAGAGATGGTCAATCTCATAACCGGATGTCCGATGAGTCATATGGATCCTCCAG aaattacaaaaatgtaacGTTTATAATGAGGGAGTCAAAATATAATCTCTACTTTCGATTTGAAGACTTCCGGCTGGTGTCAAGTGAATGCGCTTCCTCATTCCTAACTGATTATGACAACTCAAGTGGCGTTTATCTACACGACGACAAG tgtgcaGCAAGCTTTTCATTAATAAGAATCATTCAAATATCAGTTTTCATTTATGAGAAAAGAACATACAGCCATCGAATTAGTTCAGAATTTTTTACTCCTGGGTATTGA
- the LOC109035608 gene encoding uncharacterized protein isoform X3, translating to MKVQLLKGRDGRENCRYAVGGAEATDRHRHTTVHGGKAEANRSVPYQNWFLLGCGALFHQGPTFYLNTGCWCLNLAGHTNHICRISLQLKLF from the exons ATGAAAGTTCAGTTGTTGAAAGGAAGAGATGGAAGAGAGAACTGCAGATACGCTGTAGGCGGGGCAGAGGCCACAGACAGACACAGACACACCACAGTTCATGGAGGAAAAGCAGAGG CGAATCGTTCAGTGCCGTACCAAAATTGGTTCTTGCTGGGTTGCGGAGCTCTCTTTCATCAAGGTCCCACATTTTACCTTAACACTGGTTGCTGGTGTCTAAACCTTGCCGGACACACCAATCATATTTGCCGTATCTCACTCCAG CTGAAGTTGTTTTGA